The following proteins are co-located in the Trichormus variabilis 0441 genome:
- a CDS encoding Mu transposase C-terminal domain-containing protein, which produces MYQQLQDSYPANDDGAVELQKHQNSTKTSSKLPSEKLITDDVKLRMEVIQSLTEPCDRKTYSEKKKEAAEKLGVTIRQVERLLKKWREEGLVGLATTRADKGKYRLEQEWVDFIINTYTNGNKKGKQMTRHQVFLKVKGEAKEKGLKKGEYPSHQSIYRILDKHIEGKERKDNARSPGYSGEKLTHMTRDGRELEVEGSNDVWQCDHTRLDVMLVDEYGVLDRPWLTIVIDSYSRCVMGFYLGFDHPSSQIDALALHHAILPKSYSSEYTLRHEWVAYGKPNYFYTDGGKDFTSIHTTEQVAVQIGFSCALRRRPSDGGIVERFFKTLNEQVLNTLPGYTGSNVQQRPENVDKNACLTLKNLEMVLVRYIVDEYNQHTDARMKDQSRIGRWEAGSMVEPYLYNELDLAICLMKQERRKVQKYGCIQFENLTYRADHLRGRDGETVALRYDPADVTTLLVYEINADGTEEFLDYAHAQSLETEHLSLRELKAINKRLKEASEEINNDSILEAMLDRQAFVEQTVKQNRKQRRQAASEQVNPVEPVAKKFAVPEPKEVETDSEPDMELPNYEVRYMDEFFEED; this is translated from the coding sequence ATGTACCAACAATTACAAGATTCTTATCCTGCAAACGACGATGGTGCTGTTGAATTACAAAAGCACCAAAATTCTACGAAAACCTCTTCTAAACTGCCGTCAGAAAAGTTAATTACCGACGACGTAAAGCTGAGGATGGAGGTAATTCAAAGCTTAACTGAACCTTGCGATCGCAAAACATACAGCGAGAAAAAGAAAGAAGCTGCCGAAAAATTGGGCGTAACAATTCGTCAGGTAGAGCGATTGCTGAAAAAATGGCGGGAAGAAGGGTTAGTTGGGCTAGCAACGACACGCGCAGATAAAGGAAAATACCGCCTTGAACAAGAATGGGTAGATTTTATAATTAATACTTACACCAATGGTAACAAGAAGGGTAAACAAATGACCCGCCATCAGGTGTTTTTAAAGGTTAAAGGTGAAGCCAAGGAAAAAGGTCTTAAAAAAGGTGAGTATCCTAGTCACCAGTCAATTTATAGAATTTTAGATAAACACATTGAGGGAAAAGAAAGAAAAGATAATGCACGTAGTCCTGGTTATTCAGGAGAGAAACTCACCCACATGACCCGTGATGGTCGAGAGTTGGAAGTTGAGGGCAGTAATGATGTCTGGCAATGTGACCATACTCGCTTAGATGTAATGTTGGTAGATGAGTATGGAGTTTTAGACCGTCCTTGGTTAACTATTGTGATTGACTCCTACTCTCGTTGTGTAATGGGTTTTTATTTGGGATTTGATCACCCTAGTTCTCAAATTGATGCCCTAGCTTTGCATCATGCGATTTTGCCCAAGTCCTATAGTTCTGAGTACACATTGCGTCACGAATGGGTAGCTTATGGCAAGCCTAACTACTTCTACACTGATGGTGGTAAAGATTTTACTTCTATCCACACAACAGAACAGGTTGCAGTGCAAATAGGTTTTTCTTGCGCTTTGAGAAGACGACCATCTGATGGTGGAATTGTTGAACGCTTCTTCAAAACACTTAACGAGCAAGTATTAAATACTCTCCCCGGATATACAGGCTCAAATGTTCAACAACGCCCAGAAAATGTTGATAAAAATGCTTGTCTCACTCTCAAGAATTTAGAGATGGTATTAGTACGCTACATCGTTGATGAGTACAACCAGCACACGGATGCCAGGATGAAAGACCAATCTCGAATTGGGCGTTGGGAAGCTGGATCGATGGTAGAACCATATCTTTATAATGAATTGGACTTAGCTATTTGTTTAATGAAACAAGAACGGCGCAAAGTTCAAAAGTATGGCTGTATTCAATTTGAAAATTTGACCTATCGGGCAGACCATTTGAGAGGTCGAGATGGAGAAACTGTAGCACTAAGATATGACCCTGCCGATGTAACTACGCTTCTTGTATACGAAATTAATGCAGACGGCACAGAAGAATTTCTCGATTATGCCCATGCTCAAAGTTTAGAAACAGAACACCTATCTTTAAGAGAACTCAAGGCAATTAATAAGCGGTTAAAAGAAGCAAGCGAAGAAATTAATAATGACTCGATTTTAGAGGCAATGCTTGACCGTCAAGCTTTTGTAGAGCAAACAGTTAAACAAAACCGCAAACAACGCAGACAAGCAGCAAGTGAGCAAGTTAATCCTGTAGAGCCAGTGGCTAAAAAATTTGCTGTCCCTGAGCCTAAAGAAGTCGAGACTGACAGCGAACCAGATATGGAATTACCTAATTACGAGGTTCGTTACATGGATGAATTTTTTGAAGAGGATTAG
- a CDS encoding TniB family NTP-binding protein produces the protein MTDAKPLDFIQEPTREIQAHIERLSRAPYLELNQVKSCHTWMYELVISRMTGLLVGESRSGKTVTCKAFRNNYNNLRQGQEQRIKPVVYIQISKNCGSRELFVKILKALNKPSNGTIADLRERTLDSLEIHQVEMLIIDEANHLKIETFSDVRHIYDEDSLKISVLLVGTTSRLLAVVKRDEQVVNRFLEKFEIDKLEENQFKQMIQVWERDVLRLPEESKLASGESFKLLKQSTNKLIGRLDMILRKAAIRSLLRGYKKVDQGVLKEIITATKF, from the coding sequence ATGACGGATGCAAAACCATTAGACTTTATTCAGGAACCCACGCGAGAAATCCAAGCTCACATTGAACGTTTAAGCCGCGCTCCTTACTTAGAATTAAACCAAGTTAAAAGTTGCCACACTTGGATGTATGAGTTAGTTATTTCTAGGATGACTGGTCTCTTGGTAGGAGAATCACGCTCCGGAAAGACAGTTACTTGTAAAGCTTTTAGAAATAACTATAATAACTTACGACAAGGGCAAGAACAACGTATAAAGCCTGTGGTTTATATTCAAATTTCCAAAAACTGTGGCTCAAGAGAGCTTTTCGTTAAAATTCTCAAGGCCTTGAATAAACCATCAAATGGAACAATTGCTGATCTGAGAGAGCGAACACTAGATAGCCTTGAAATACATCAAGTGGAGATGCTAATTATTGATGAAGCAAATCACTTAAAAATTGAAACATTTTCAGATGTACGGCATATTTATGATGAAGATAGTTTAAAAATTTCGGTGCTACTTGTAGGTACTACAAGTCGGCTATTGGCAGTAGTAAAACGTGATGAACAAGTTGTTAACCGTTTTTTAGAAAAGTTTGAGATAGATAAATTAGAGGAAAATCAATTTAAGCAAATGATTCAAGTTTGGGAACGAGATGTGCTTAGATTGCCCGAAGAATCAAAATTAGCAAGCGGAGAGAGCTTTAAACTTTTGAAGCAGTCAACGAATAAATTAATTGGTAGGCTGGATATGATTCTTCGTAAAGCAGCTATTCGTTCGTTACTGAGGGGTTATAAAAAAGTAGACCAGGGTGTTTTAAAAGAAATTATTACAGCAACAAAATTTTAA
- a CDS encoding TniQ family protein — protein MRESINENKQFWLIRVEPLEGESISHFLGRFRREKGNKFSAPSGLGDVAGLGAVLARWEKFYFNPFPTHQELEALASVVQVDVDRLRQMLPPLGVSMKHSPIRLCGACYAESPCHKIEWQFKKTVGCDRHQLRLLSKCPVCEKPFPVPALWVDGICNRCFTPFAEMAQYQKHY, from the coding sequence ATGAGAGAAAGTATAAATGAAAATAAGCAGTTTTGGTTAATCAGAGTTGAGCCGCTAGAAGGGGAAAGCATCAGCCACTTCTTAGGTAGATTTAGACGAGAGAAAGGAAATAAATTTTCTGCTCCTAGTGGATTAGGTGATGTAGCAGGGCTTGGGGCTGTGTTAGCCCGTTGGGAGAAGTTTTACTTTAATCCCTTTCCTACTCATCAGGAGTTAGAAGCACTAGCATCTGTAGTACAAGTTGATGTAGATAGATTGCGACAGATGTTGCCACCACTTGGTGTCAGCATGAAACACAGTCCAATTCGATTGTGTGGAGCCTGTTACGCAGAGTCACCTTGTCATAAAATCGAGTGGCAGTTTAAAAAGACTGTGGGATGCGATCGCCATCAGCTACGCTTGTTATCAAAATGCCCTGTCTGCGAAAAGCCATTTCCAGTCCCCGCCTTATGGGTAGATGGAATTTGCAATAGATGTTTTACGCCTTTTGCAGAGATGGCACAATATCAAAAGCATTACTAA
- a CDS encoding helicase-related protein, with translation MVVRLENLTKGTQVQGILPNNIVTIVDAQWHGSDVVELTYKDASGTLGNELVFRDKEITLEIITSGGAWSFTADGANFRLVSEAHRIRLAYLFDPLLAVHTSLVEPLPHQITAVYGEMLTRQPLRFLLADDPGAGKTIMAGLLIRELLIRGDLHRCLVVCPGSLAPQWQDELSQKFHLRFEILTNDRIESAVSGNAFSEIPLLITRLDQLSRNQNLQAKLGQTDWDLVICDEAHKMSASFFGGEIQETKRYKLGKLLSSLTRHFLLMSATPHNGKEEDFQLFIALLDGDRFEGRFRDGVHVVDTSDLMRRLVKEDLLKFDGKPLFPERQASTIEYELSDLEAVLYKRVTEYVREEFNRADALENEGRKGTVGFALTILQRRLASSPEAIYQSLLRRRERLQKRLREEESLKRGTNATIAFKQVLDLEDIEDDLEDISIEEREATEQEVVDLATASRTIAELQTEIKLLQELEQLALRVRRSGKDKKWEELSNLLQNNAEMFNAEGHRRKLVIFTEHRDTLNYLTDRIRTLLGRNEAVVTIHGAMGREERRKAQDAFTQDIEVQVLIATDAAGEGINLQRAHLMVNYDLPWNPNRLEQRFGRIHRIGQTEVCHLWNLLAKDTREGDVYLALLKKVEAEQKALGGKVFDVLGKAIAGKELRELLIEAIRYGDQPEVRDKLNQVVNDKLDQQRLRELLEEQALAHDAMDFAKVQQIREEMERAEARRLQPHFIASFFLEAFVQLGGTVRQREPQRYEITHVPSVIRNRGRQIGVGEPLLQRYERICFEKDLISIAGKPLAAFICSGHPLLDVTIDLTLERHRDLLKQGSILVDENDSSEETRTLIYLEHSIQDARTNLNGARRVVSRRMQYVEINPEGNAYNAGHAPYLNYRPLRDEEKDILAAVLEESWLREDLEAKAKSHAIAHLVPQHLQELRQRKEELIAKTMTAVKDRLTKEINYWDHRAEELKIQEEAGKPNAKINSAKARQRADDLQGRLMQRLEELEQERKLSPLPPVIVGGALIVSVGLLERLQGKSQPTKDMFAKDTERVEKAAMAAVMTAECTLGYEPIDVSNQKCGYDIESRIPDTGQLRFIEVKGRITGAKTVTVTKNEIITALNKPDNFILALVQVPLTAGLDSNDSIRYLQRPFHKEPDFAVTSVNYDWLELWQQGTEPV, from the coding sequence ATGGTTGTTAGGCTTGAGAATCTGACAAAAGGCACACAAGTACAAGGGATTTTGCCCAACAATATTGTTACCATCGTTGATGCTCAGTGGCATGGCTCTGATGTTGTTGAACTTACTTATAAAGATGCTAGTGGCACGCTAGGGAATGAGTTGGTATTTCGAGATAAAGAAATTACCCTAGAAATTATCACTTCTGGCGGTGCTTGGAGTTTTACTGCTGATGGTGCTAACTTTCGTTTAGTATCAGAAGCCCACCGTATTCGCCTAGCTTATCTGTTTGACCCTTTACTAGCTGTTCACACCTCTCTAGTCGAACCGCTACCGCACCAAATTACTGCCGTTTACGGAGAAATGTTGACTCGTCAACCTCTGCGCTTTCTGTTAGCAGATGACCCAGGTGCAGGTAAAACTATTATGGCTGGGTTGCTGATTCGAGAATTGCTCATCCGTGGGGATTTACATCGCTGTCTTGTGGTTTGTCCTGGCAGTTTAGCCCCACAATGGCAAGATGAACTATCACAAAAGTTTCATTTGCGCTTTGAAATTCTCACTAATGACCGTATTGAATCAGCAGTCAGTGGAAATGCTTTTTCAGAAATACCATTACTGATTACACGATTAGATCAACTTAGTCGCAACCAAAACTTACAAGCGAAACTAGGGCAGACAGACTGGGATTTGGTGATTTGTGATGAAGCTCATAAAATGTCAGCTTCATTTTTTGGCGGAGAAATCCAAGAGACAAAGCGCTACAAGCTGGGCAAGCTATTATCGAGTTTAACCAGACATTTTTTATTAATGTCAGCAACGCCGCATAACGGTAAAGAAGAAGACTTTCAGTTGTTTATAGCGTTGTTAGATGGTGATAGATTTGAAGGACGTTTCCGCGATGGTGTCCACGTTGTAGATACTTCCGACTTGATGCGGCGTTTGGTTAAAGAAGATTTGCTCAAATTTGATGGCAAGCCATTATTTCCAGAACGTCAAGCCAGCACTATAGAATACGAACTCTCCGATTTAGAAGCAGTACTTTATAAGCGAGTTACTGAGTACGTCCGTGAGGAGTTCAATCGTGCTGATGCTTTAGAAAATGAAGGACGCAAAGGTACAGTGGGCTTTGCTTTAACTATTTTGCAACGCCGACTTGCTTCATCTCCAGAAGCTATTTATCAATCACTGCTACGCCGTCGAGAAAGGTTGCAAAAACGGTTGCGAGAAGAAGAATCGTTGAAGCGAGGAACTAATGCAACTATTGCATTTAAACAGGTTCTGGATTTAGAAGACATAGAAGATGATTTAGAAGATATTTCTATTGAAGAACGAGAAGCAACAGAACAAGAAGTAGTTGATTTAGCTACAGCATCACGCACGATCGCAGAATTGCAAACAGAAATTAAGCTTTTACAAGAATTAGAACAACTGGCTTTGCGTGTCCGGCGTAGTGGCAAAGATAAGAAATGGGAAGAACTCTCCAATCTGCTACAAAACAATGCCGAAATGTTTAATGCTGAGGGACATCGGCGCAAACTGGTAATTTTTACCGAGCATCGGGACACATTAAATTATTTAACAGACAGGATTCGGACGCTACTGGGACGTAATGAAGCGGTGGTGACGATTCATGGCGCAATGGGACGCGAAGAACGTCGTAAAGCACAGGACGCATTTACCCAAGATATTGAAGTGCAAGTCTTAATCGCTACTGATGCTGCGGGTGAGGGGATTAACTTGCAAAGGGCGCACTTGATGGTTAATTACGATTTACCTTGGAATCCTAACCGCCTCGAACAACGCTTCGGACGAATTCACAGGATTGGGCAAACAGAGGTTTGTCACTTATGGAATTTATTGGCAAAAGATACCCGTGAAGGCGATGTGTATTTAGCATTATTAAAAAAGGTGGAAGCAGAGCAGAAAGCACTGGGGGGTAAAGTATTTGATGTATTAGGGAAAGCGATCGCAGGCAAGGAACTGAGAGAATTGCTCATAGAAGCAATTCGTTATGGTGATCAACCAGAGGTACGAGACAAACTTAACCAAGTTGTCAACGATAAACTTGACCAACAACGATTGCGGGAACTTCTAGAAGAACAAGCTTTAGCCCATGATGCAATGGATTTTGCCAAAGTTCAACAAATCCGAGAGGAAATGGAAAGGGCAGAGGCAAGGCGGTTGCAACCGCACTTTATAGCTTCATTCTTCTTAGAAGCATTTGTCCAGCTTGGTGGAACAGTACGTCAGCGAGAACCCCAACGCTATGAAATTACTCATGTTCCATCTGTCATCCGCAACCGAGGGCGGCAAATTGGAGTAGGAGAACCATTACTACAGCGTTACGAACGTATTTGCTTTGAAAAAGATTTGATTAGTATTGCTGGCAAACCTCTAGCAGCTTTTATCTGTTCCGGTCATCCTTTGTTGGATGTCACAATTGACCTGACTTTGGAACGACATAGAGATTTGTTGAAACAGGGCAGTATTTTGGTGGATGAGAATGATTCTAGCGAAGAAACCCGCACGCTAATTTATCTAGAACATTCTATACAAGATGCAAGAACCAATCTCAATGGTGCTAGGCGTGTAGTCTCACGGCGAATGCAATATGTGGAAATTAACCCGGAGGGAAATGCCTACAATGCTGGACACGCACCTTACCTCAATTACCGTCCACTCAGGGATGAAGAAAAAGATATTTTGGCAGCAGTTCTAGAAGAATCTTGGCTACGAGAAGATTTAGAAGCAAAAGCCAAGAGTCACGCGATCGCTCACCTTGTTCCCCAACATCTTCAAGAACTCAGGCAGCGCAAAGAAGAACTAATTGCTAAGACGATGACAGCAGTAAAAGATAGATTGACCAAGGAGATTAATTACTGGGATCATCGCGCAGAAGAATTAAAAATACAAGAAGAAGCTGGTAAACCCAATGCCAAAATTAACTCAGCTAAAGCACGTCAACGAGCAGATGATTTGCAAGGGCGATTAATGCAACGTTTGGAGGAGTTGGAACAAGAACGTAAGTTATCTCCATTACCGCCTGTAATAGTTGGAGGTGCGTTGATAGTATCAGTGGGTTTGCTGGAACGACTGCAAGGCAAATCACAGCCTACAAAGGATATGTTTGCCAAGGATACAGAACGGGTAGAAAAGGCTGCAATGGCTGCTGTAATGACCGCAGAATGCACGTTAGGGTATGAACCAATAGATGTCAGTAACCAGAAGTGTGGTTACGATATTGAATCGCGCATTCCAGACACAGGACAGTTGCGATTTATTGAAGTTAAAGGGCGAATTACAGGGGCTAAAACTGTGACAGTAACGAAGAATGAAATTATTACGGCTCTCAACAAGCCAGACAATTTCATTTTGGCATTGGTACAAGTACCTTTAACAGCAGGATTGGATAGTAATGATTCTATTCGTTATTTACAGCGTCCGTTCCATAAAGAGCCAGATTTTGCAGTAACCAGTGTTAATTATGATTGGCTGGAGTTGTGGCAACAAGGAACTGAGCCAGTTTAG
- a CDS encoding DUF1156 domain-containing protein, translating to MTYRKKLIEVALPLEVINQESAREKSIRHGHPSTLHLWWARRPLAACRAVLFASLVDDPSSHPDQFPTEEAQKQERERLFEIIEQLVKWENVNNQEVLEKAKAEILKSTNNNPPPVLDPFCGGGSIPLEAQRLGLEAHGSDINPVAVLITKALIEIPPKFANQPPVNPESRKKSLKTQKWFGAQGLAEDVRYYGQWMRDEAFKRIGHLYPKVDLPQEYGGGEATVIAWLWARTVKCPNPACGAKMPLVRSFALSTKKGKEAWVEPIVDNTQQPPVISFHVKTGKGKPPEGTVSRKGAVCVCCATPVSLDYIRSEGKAGRMSAKLMAIVAEGDHGRVYLSANEKHEAIAAKSLPEWKPEASLPDNTRDIRPQIYGMPTYGDLFTQRQLVALNVFSELIYEVRKKVITDVLSTGGVNDGLTLCEGGIGATAYGDVIATYLAFAIDKLADYCSSICTWNSGRDNIRDTFARQAIPMSWDFAETNPFSNSSGNFTLGIEQSAQVLNKVPACKKAKIAQKDATTNKIEAPLVLCTDPPYYDNIGYADLSDFFYVWLRRSLGSIYPDIFKTLLVPKEKELVATPYRFNGNKEKAKVFFEQNLSNAFTRMREAAHCDYPLSIFYAFKQTEVDEDNELDGNGVKAIASTGWETMLEGLIKAGFTITGTLPMRTERSSRTVSLNSNALATSIVLICRPRPETAPSTTRRQFVNYLKRELPDALQKLQQGNIAPVDLAQASIGPGMAIYSRYSKVLESDGTSMSVRTALQLINQTLDEFLAEQEGEFDAETRFALIWFEHVH from the coding sequence ATGACATACCGCAAGAAGCTAATCGAAGTTGCATTACCACTGGAAGTAATTAATCAAGAATCCGCTAGAGAAAAATCAATTAGGCATGGACACCCTTCAACGCTACATTTGTGGTGGGCGCGGCGACCTTTAGCAGCTTGTCGAGCAGTTTTATTTGCATCATTAGTAGATGACCCATCAAGTCATCCCGATCAATTTCCTACGGAAGAGGCGCAGAAGCAAGAGAGAGAACGCCTGTTTGAGATTATTGAGCAATTAGTGAAGTGGGAAAATGTCAATAATCAGGAAGTACTAGAGAAAGCCAAAGCAGAAATTCTCAAATCTACAAATAATAATCCGCCACCTGTCCTAGACCCATTTTGCGGTGGGGGTTCGATACCTTTGGAAGCCCAAAGATTGGGGTTAGAAGCGCATGGTAGTGATATTAATCCGGTGGCGGTTTTGATTACTAAGGCTTTGATTGAAATTCCGCCAAAGTTTGCAAATCAGCCTCCGGTGAACCCTGAATCTCGAAAAAAATCTTTGAAGACGCAAAAATGGTTTGGGGCGCAGGGTTTAGCTGAAGATGTGCGTTATTACGGGCAATGGATGCGAGATGAGGCTTTTAAGAGAATTGGGCATCTTTACCCAAAAGTAGATTTACCGCAGGAGTATGGTGGCGGGGAGGCGACTGTTATTGCTTGGTTGTGGGCAAGAACAGTGAAATGTCCTAACCCTGCTTGTGGTGCAAAAATGCCTTTGGTGCGATCTTTTGCACTTTCGACGAAGAAGGGAAAGGAAGCTTGGGTTGAACCTATTGTTGATAACACTCAGCAACCTCCTGTTATAAGTTTTCATGTAAAAACTGGCAAAGGTAAGCCACCAGAAGGAACAGTTAGCCGTAAAGGAGCAGTTTGTGTTTGTTGTGCTACACCTGTATCTTTGGACTACATTCGCAGTGAAGGGAAAGCAGGACGGATGAGTGCAAAGCTAATGGCAATTGTTGCAGAAGGCGATCATGGGCGTGTATATCTATCAGCAAATGAGAAACATGAGGCAATTGCTGCAAAATCTCTGCCAGAGTGGAAGCCTGAAGCATCTTTACCAGATAACACACGCGATATCAGGCCACAAATTTATGGAATGCCAACATATGGTGATTTATTTACTCAACGTCAATTAGTTGCATTAAATGTCTTTAGTGAGTTGATATATGAAGTAAGGAAAAAGGTAATAACTGATGTTCTATCTACTGGGGGAGTAAATGATGGATTAACATTGTGCGAAGGTGGTATTGGTGCCACAGCTTATGGTGATGTAATAGCTACTTATTTAGCATTTGCAATTGATAAACTTGCTGATTATTGTTCTAGTATATGTACTTGGAATTCAGGAAGAGATAATATTAGAGATACTTTTGCCCGTCAAGCAATTCCTATGTCCTGGGATTTTGCTGAAACTAATCCCTTTAGCAATTCTAGTGGTAACTTTACTTTAGGTATTGAACAGTCTGCACAAGTACTCAATAAGGTTCCCGCTTGTAAAAAAGCTAAAATTGCTCAAAAAGATGCAACTACAAACAAAATTGAAGCTCCTCTAGTTCTTTGCACAGATCCACCTTACTATGACAATATTGGATATGCAGATTTATCAGACTTTTTCTACGTTTGGTTGCGTCGTTCATTAGGCTCAATATATCCTGATATTTTCAAGACATTACTGGTTCCAAAAGAAAAAGAACTAGTGGCTACACCTTATCGCTTTAACGGAAATAAAGAAAAGGCTAAAGTTTTTTTTGAACAAAATTTGAGCAATGCTTTTACAAGAATGCGTGAAGCGGCACATTGTGATTATCCACTTTCTATCTTTTACGCATTTAAACAAACGGAGGTAGATGAGGATAATGAATTAGACGGGAATGGAGTAAAAGCAATTGCATCTACAGGGTGGGAAACAATGCTTGAAGGATTAATTAAAGCAGGTTTTACTATCACTGGTACTTTACCTATGCGGACAGAACGTAGCTCCCGTACAGTTAGTCTGAATAGTAATGCTCTTGCCACGTCTATCGTCCTTATCTGCCGCCCTCGTCCAGAAACCGCCCCATCAACTACCCGCCGCCAATTTGTCAATTATCTCAAACGCGAACTCCCCGACGCGCTGCAAAAACTCCAACAAGGCAACATTGCTCCGGTAGACTTGGCACAAGCCAGCATAGGCCCTGGTATGGCAATCTACTCCCGCTACAGCAAAGTCTTAGAATCAGACGGTACATCAATGTCCGTCCGCACCGCCTTACAACTCATTAACCAAACCTTAGATGAATTTCTCGCCGAACAAGAAGGCGAATTTGACGCTGAAACCCGCTTTGCCTTGATTTGGTTTGAACATGTCCATTAA